In Mesoplodon densirostris isolate mMesDen1 chromosome 2, mMesDen1 primary haplotype, whole genome shotgun sequence, the DNA window GCATCTAAGAGAGTCACATGTAAGGAAGTGGGGAACCTCCAATTTTCCAGGGGTGTCCCCATCAAGCCCACTTCTTAGGCAGACTTGGTGTGCAGTCCTTTGACAGGGAGGTGTGAGAGAAGTTACAAAATTGACCAAGTCAATACCCCGTAGTGACAAAGGGCATCTGACACCCCACCCCCGCACCCCCCGCCTCGGTGGCTGTTTTGCTTGAAAGACCAGTGCCCCTGTCTTGAAGGAAAATGATCCACATGGGAACAGTGGCCAACCCTAGGCCCCTGTTACCTGTGCGTTCAACTCCAGTGGGAACCTGGGTGGCTGGCTGAAGGCCCACTTTCGGGGCTGGGGGCCCCCGAGGATCCAGCTtcggtggggctggaggaggcaggCCCTGcgtgcactgcatccactgcaacTGCTGAATCTGCATCTCCTCCTCGGCCTCAAATTCCGTGAACCTGGGGGGTGACGGAGGCACAGGCCACCCTGAGAAAATGGCCTGGGTTCTGGAGCCCAACAAAGGCAGCCAAGAATGAGGGATTGGGAGAGGATGTGCCTTGGCGCTGTCAAGGCCCTGCAAGGTGCTGTCCACAGCAGAGAGCTGCTCCTGGAACTGATACAAGATCTGGGACCCTTCCTGCCTCACCAGCACTGGAGAGCATTCAACAGCATAGAGCCAGGTCGCTGCATTGAACCAGGTCAACGGGACACGTGGCTGACCCAGGGGGCACCCTCCTCATGCCCCCCATCCAGAGCCACATGAAGGGCTGACAGCCAGAGTCTGGAACAGGCATGTGTTCCCCACAGGGGTCCTTGCCCGAATCCAGGACCCTGGGTTGCGACTGAGAGTCCTGGAACATAGACCTGGAGACAGGGCTCAGGACAAGCTGGACGATGTGGATGCTGAGCTTAGAGGACAGGCCTTCCTTTCCTCTGAGAGGcgcttgtttgtttggtttggtttcttaAACCAAGGGGATTACCGTGGAGCAAACACTGGAAGGGCCAGAGACCTTTGGGCTGACGACAGCTGGCTTCCCCAGCCCCTTCAGGGATGCCAGGGTACCCACTCAGGCCACTTTTCATGAGGAGAGGGGGTCCCAAATCTATGTCAGTGGCCGCCGTCAGCCACCATTAAGGAAGCAGCAGGCTGGCGGGTGGAGCTCTTTCCCCGGCCCAGCCCATATGGCCGGAGTTGGACCCCTACTGGACTCACAGCTTCACCCTGCCCCGTCCTGAGACCTTCATGTCAGGGGAGGGCAGAGCTCCTGgtggaggaaggacagaagaCCCAAACtctcaaggtgagggaggggtttcTGGAGGACTGTAGGGCCTCTGGGCTGCGGGGTCCCTGTTCCGAGCGACAGCCCTTCTCCTTTGTCCTCTCTGATGAGCACCCCCACGGCCAGACCCTGCCCTCACCCACTCGCCTCACCCTCCACGCAGCCCCTGGGCCCAGGACGCTGACTCACTTTTGCGCCATCTCGTAGTAGATCATCCGGTCAGAGTTGCTAATGTGCTGCCATTCCTGCACGGCCCTGCACAGTCCCTCCTCCAGCTTCATGGTCGGCTTCAGGTGGGCCAGGGATCGAAGCGCTGGGCTGTAAGCACTCGGGGTCAGTCTCCGTGCCCAggccagcccccacctgcctgaCCCCACCCGCCAATGTGGACCACACATCACTCAACACAGCATGACTGAGCCACAGGAGGGTGAGAGGCAGGTGTCTGGGACGTGGCAGAGACAAGCCTTCCCGGCTACGGCCGTCACCGCCTCACACTCCCTCGAGGATGACCATCCACTCCCAGGCCAGAGCTGGGACACTGTGCCTTGGGGAGCTCTTTTCCTCTTCAAGGCTgccttttcataataaaaatcactATCATCAGTGAGGCGTGGCATGTGCCAGGCAATCTGCTCACACTTCATAGATTAGCCCAAGGAGTCTTCTGCACGGTCCTCTGAGTGAAGTGTGATTGTCCCCTTTTTACGAGGGACCGCAGGTTTAGGATGGAAATGCCTGCCAGGCTCACAAATCTAGCGGGAGAGAGCCCACGCCCTTAGGAGAGCTCTACCATCACCCAGTTCCTACTGGAAGTCTCCACAACAACGAAGTCCAGGCGTGCATTAAGCACACTCCGGGGccccgccctcctccccctcctccgaaGTGACCTCCCCCGGCCATGTACACTCAAGTCCTGTATGAAAGGAGACGGCAGCACAGGAGAGTGTGGCATCCACTCCTTGGCTCCTCAACGTACACCACGACCCTCTCTGACTGCAAGTCGTCAGGCCATATGACATTGAGAATCATGGAAGAACAAGCTGGCTAGACTCACAGGGGGGTGGGGTCAGTCGAGATAAGGCACATTTCAGTCATGATGTCAGGGACTGGCAGGCTCGCCCGTATGGCCGACAATGTGCCTTCCCATGGCATGGACATCGCCCTCACACCTTGCTTCCAGGATCCCTAGAAACCTAACCTGCGAGTCCATCCCCAGTTCCTCTTTATCTAAGAGCTCCGATAAGCTCACGACCCCCGGAGCGTTCACTCACATGAGAAAGCAGGAAAGAGCTTCCGCATCAGGACTCTGGGGAAGGTGTCTCCGGGCCAGTGGCTTGAGGCGCTGCCACCGTCGGAAGTTACTGTACACGCTCTGGTGGTTCGAGCAGTCCTCCTGcgaggcgtagggctggttggtGTCCAGGCTGCCCTCCCTGGAAGTGCCGTGTGGCCATGGCCCAGAGTTCACCGGGCGAATGTTAGGGGCCATCTGGGCAGCTGGTGGTGGAGCTTGAGGAGGAAAGCCTGGGGTCCAGCCTCCCCTGCCAGCCTGAGTAACTCCAACAGCTGGAGCAGTCACAATGGTCTCCATCGCAGGGGTGGCTAAGAATATGGGTGCAGGACATGCAGCACTCCCGCTGAGGGCCCCTGGAGCGCTCCAGTTGAGGGGGCCCTGAGGAACGATAAAGGTCGGAGTCTGGGGGGCCTGCACTGGCCTCCCTTGTGACCTGACTCGGACAGTGAAGTTGCAAGCCCCAGGGGCACGGGGGCCACAGCCACCGTTAGCCACCAAAGGCATCCTGGGGAAAGCCGGCAGCAGCAGGCCGCTGCCAGGAGGGAATGCGGGGGCGATGAGAGGTGGCGGGTGCTGCTCCCAGGGGGGCCGGTGCTGGGCGCCAGGAATGGGTGGAGGAAAGGACACTGCCATGAACGTAGACAAGGAGGCACCGGGGTTCATGGGGACATCCGTTCCCAGCACTGCAGATGCTGTTGAGGCAAAGGAAAGGAGTGAATGGAGGAGGAGAATGGGCAAGTGGGACTGAGGCTTTCTGCGGCATCAGAGTGTAAATCACAGATGAGAGACACTTGGACAGGGGAAACTGCAGCGGGCAAATATCTTCAAGTGATTTTCATGCCCTGACCTCCAGTTGAGAATTATTCCACTGGTGACCCCACGCCCATCCACCAAGCTCCCTGACCCCTGCCTGCCAAGAAGAAATTGCCTCAGCAAGAACTCACTTGGAGAGCCTCCCTAAGGCACACCCTGGCACCTAAGCCTCACAGGCTGTCTCCCAAGACCTGGAGCTGTGTGGACATCCGCTCTGTGAGAAATGCCCCTCGGCCGGCGTACTAGCAGGTAGGGGCCTTCTGCAAGGTAAGTTCTAGGCCCCCAAAGGCCCCTTGCGGACAGGCACTGTGTGAAATATTagggccccacctcctcctcagtCCTCCTTTTCCTGATGCTCAGTATAAaccccctctttctttcctagcctcacaaaacaaaacaaaatgctggaAAATATCTCTAATGGAATCCTGATACAAACCCATGACACTGGCCCAGAAAGCACCTGCATCTCAGAACAACCCACAGCAGATACGTAACATGGGCCAGgtcctgccaccccctccccagtgcCCAGAGTCACTGTCATCAGTCAGGAGTTCTGTTCCTAGGGGCTTGGGGTGGTCTCAGAAGTAGGCACGTGTCCCTTAGATTCTGTCATTTCACAGCCAGTGATGGCTGCAGAGGATTAAACAAGGGCCAGGGAATTGTCATGTTACATTGGTCGTGGGAGTACAGACCGCCTGTGGTCCTTTCCCTTCCAGCTCCCAATAACGGAGAGACAATCTGAGATGCAGGCATAAGCCAGATGCCATGGTGATCAAGTTGTCTGAAACACATCCCCGTTCAGGAGAACAAGGTACACACCACGGTGCACCTAACGAACCAGAACAGATGTCATAGGACGTTTAACAGTAACACAGAAGATCATCTGCCTGATCCTGGGCTACACTCCTTCCCCCTTGAAAAGAGGAAGCAGCCTTCATAGACATTCCACCCGAACCAACCCCACTCCACATCTGTTCCCTGTCCATGAAGGAGTGACATGAAATAGGAACAAACTCTTCCTCTCAAGGCAGCCTGAGGGTCCACCATGAGATACTGGACAAGATGAAGTAGGTCTGAAGTACTGCCATTCCACAAAAGGAAGAACAATTCAGAGCAACTCAGAACCTGAGCCCTCTGTTGCCTGAAGTTACACGTAACGGTTGCCCATCCCCTGTTGAATCCAAGGCAACAGTTACCTGAACTGAGAAGTGagctctgggctgggaggagTGGACCAGGTGTGGGCTGCGGCAGTTAGAGTAACCCCCTGCCTAGCTCTCGGAGAGGACACTTCACTGCAGCTCTGGCCACACACAGCCCCATTGAATAGTTTTCTCACCAAGACCATCTCTCCCCACGGCCCCCTGAGATACAGTATGCTCCTGTTTAAATCCCTTTGAAAGATATGGTGAGGCAAGCTTCAGGTGCCTCAGGAACACAATACAGCTCTAGGCTTTCCTCATGACCCTCCCTGTGTCACCACCAGGACATCACACACATCCTTACACACACGTTTCAAAGTGGCTTGTCTCCCTTCTAGAAAGAATCAAACTGTCTGCTGCCATCCTTTCTCCATAGCCAGGGCAATTCCTCTTGATCCACCTCCAAcgacccctcctccccagggcagTCTCAGGTTTCTTCAGGCTCCCCAGTCTCCCCAGGTGAAATGTCCTTTGTGCGTCCAGTGCTCTCTTCTCCCTCTACTTCAGTCCAACTATGTGCCCACAGTTAAGTGTAACGTGTGAACCCGAAGGATGTGAGGATGGCAGGGTCTCTGAGAACACACCCCCAGCCTATAGACTTACCTCCTATTGAAGTCATCCTGCAGGCTTGGGCACGGACTACTGCTGCCTGGAAGCCTCAATGAGAAAAGTCAAGACCAGGAGCCAGAGAGCGACCTGCTTCAGCAAACGCTCGGGATCCAAGTCAACGAGGGACACGTTTGAAAGTAAACAGGAAGATGCGGGCTGAACCGTTctgcggtgggggaggggcagagggcacgTGGGTCGGGGTGGCGTGCGCCGGGGGGACATTCCACGAGGGATCTGGCAGGTAGGCAAGAACCGGAAGTTCCTTCCACCTCCCACAGTGGCAACACAATTGGCGTGTGCCTCTTTAGGCAGTTTATAAACTGTTGTTTTGATACACGGCACCGAGGTTGACCATGAcagccccttcctttcctttcacgTCTTTATCCATCAacctaggttttttgttttttgttttggttttttttttgcggtacgcgggcctctcactgttgtggcctctcctgttgcggagcacaggctccggacgcgcaggctcagcggccatggctcacgggcccagccgctccgcggcatgtgggatcttcccagaccggggcacgaacccgtgtcccctgcatcggcaggcggactctcaaccactgcgccaccagggaagccctggagctttTATAATGAAGGAAAACTTAAATGATTTGCAACCAATAACTTCATACTAGAGGAATGGTGAGGCAAAATATTGTACCCAGGCACTCGAGAAAGGCAGGCTTCCTTGTTGCTtcctccctttgttcagtcattcAACCAATTATTTACAAGATTCTCACTCATAATTCTGATACAGTATTTGAAGGACTCTTCTCAAGGCCACTGATACAAAAATTGCACTGTGCAAAAATTAGCCAGTCCCAATTCTGCAATCACTTTTGTAATACTTCAAAATCCTACACCCCACAGACAGAGATAAGCAAATTAGACCAAATCTAATTTGGGAAGACCAGTCACAGGAGGGAGTATCTAAAAGTCCTTTGGATCATGATCTCTGACTATTCCTGCACAGAATTTGGGGGCGGGCATTGACTACTGACAAAAAACATCTCTGGACATGCATCACAAAACTTAGAAGACAGTTCATTTCCACTCAATCACGAAACATTAAAGAAACGAAGAGATACCATGTTTGTGTCTTGTGGAGTTTTCAAGTTTGCACTTGGAGGCGCTTAGTGCTGTTACAGGTGAGGGGTCTTCAGAGGCATCCTGTTGAGTGAGAAATGCTCTAATCTTGCATTTGACCAGAAAGCGGATCTGATGATTGAAGTTTCTTTGGGAAGTATTACAAAGTCAGGTCAGTAAGTTGATCCCGctactatttttgttgttgttgtttttttattgtcaACTGAAATTCTGCAAGATATtataaaaaaggagggagggaaagtcaAATTGTTCCCATACTACCTGTTGAAATTGGCCCAGATTGTCAactctttctcaaaattattaaaaaaaaaaaaacccaaaaccgtACAAAGGAAACACCTGTGaacactgagaaaaaatattGCAGTAGAGTAAATGCGTTGGAAAAACTCTAGGAACCGAGTCAGGAGACAGTATCTTAAGAGTGTTTCCCAGGTCTGAAATTCTTTGCTAGCATTGTTCTTTAACGGAAACTTCAGGTGTGCTAGgaaaaaggacctactgttttTTGAAAGGCATTAACAAGAACCAAGGAACTGCAGTCCAAAAGGCATGAAAGTACTTGCCCCAATTTGAGGCTACTGTGCTTACAGCGGAGCTCTCCAGAACTCTTTGTAGCTAAGTGCATGGGTTTCACGAGTGCAATATAAAACTCACGAGTGCACATTTCACAAGAGCTGGTCTTAAGAAGAGACCGTCACGAAGGTTCCCGGCGAGGAGCGTCGCCAGAGAAGTTCCGCAGCGTGCCCGAAcctccatttctctcctctcctgcagAGACCTCCGAGGCCCGCGCACCCCGCGCCTGCACGCCCGCGCATGCCTGCGCACGCCCACTGGGGCGGGTCTCTCGGGCAAGCGGACCGCCGTCCTCCAATGGCTCCCGGCGTCTGTTGGGGTAGTTTGCTCCGGAAGACAGGAGCGCATGCGCGAGCGCGGAGGGTGGGGCCCCAATGGCTGTCCGGCGGGGGAGGGGCGTGTCATGGCGGCCTCTAGAGTCAATTCTAGGAATCCTGAGGTAAGGGGTACGGGGACTTTTCACCCCTCAGGTGTCACCGCTCTGCGCTGTTGTTCACCTTGTGGGTTATTTGTGCCCTTGTCCCTGTAAGGAGACTCCCCACAATGTGGATTCACGCCCCCATAGAGCTCGATTCCCTTGAGATGTTTACCCCAGGATTATCGGCACCACTGGGGAGCCGGCTGCATGAAGGGTTCAGTGATTGCGGGGCCTACAGTGGGGGGTAAATAGCGTGTGCGAGCTATTAAACAGGTGCCGTTCTAGTCTGCGCGTTGTGAAGAGTACAAAAGCTAGAGGGAAGTTCTTGCGAGTTGAAAACCCTCATCTGGTTCCGAAGGTGTAGCTCAGGTGATTGGAAAATGAGTGAAGATGGAAGGAACACACTCATCGTTTCACTAGTGTCTTCCTTCTTATCATAAAAACATCAGTCAACACTTATGTTCAAACTGCATTCTTTTGTCAGTGATGCGAGCAACTTTGCTGAATGTggtaataaacatgtatttgtaGTCTGGTGTCAAATCATGATTGATTTGCAAGCATAGATGGGGTCTGTACATATTTAATTGGTTGGTGGGAATCTGATATGTAGTCAAATATGTGGGTTGGTTTTGTCCGTGGATATTTGTGTTTGAAGGGAGGTCATGCCTGTGTTTTTGTGAAAGTGTGTAAGAGTGAGTGTTGTATTTGGAGGGTGTTGAGATGTGACGCAGGCATACTCAAGGAGTTGGTGGTTAGGTGTTTGTAATTTGGTGTTTGGGGAATATGTTTACATGTGTTTTTTTCACCCATGAATTTGGGGATTTGTGTGTGTCTCATGGTGGATTTGGAAGGATTATCTGCATATGCATAAGGGCAATGTCAGGAAAAGTAATGGTGTATATTACTTTGGGTGTCCAgtctgtttattttgtatatttggggAATGTAGGCTGATCATTTGTGTATTCAGGGCATGTTGTATGGTTATGGGGTGTTTGTGGGTGTGCATTTTCAGGAGCTGTCTATGTATATTTGGATGTGTAGAGGGCAAGTCTGTGACTCTTTTATGGGGCTGGTGGATGTTGAATGTGTAGGTATGTTGTGTTTGTATGATCCTGTATTCTGCAAGATGGCAGAGTTAATTCTGTGTGAGAGGTTGGGAATGTGGGGTTATGTATACGCCAGTAGTGTGGTactgtgtgtgtatttggaaCAAAGGGCGTATAGGGTGACATTATTGCCTATTTGTAGTGTACTGGGTAATTGTGGTTCTATTTGGGACTTGTGGAGAGTTGTGTGTTaaatgagtttgtgtgtgtgttcaaggGGCATGGCCACTTGGAGGAATATTTGCTGAGGctgtgcatttgtaattttcagtagGAGCCTCTTAGGCTTATGTATTTGGGGAAGTGAGTATATGTGTATCTGATAGAGAGGTGGGGGTTCTATGTTTCTACAGGGAAGATGGACAATTGCATTTATATGTATTAGAAATGTGTGATACGGGTATTTGTTAGTACTTGCATATGTGTGAGCTGGCTCCTGATAGCTAGGGATAATTTGATATATGGAAGTTGTTTCATAAATGGTTTGCTGGAGATATTTCCATGTATCTTACTTGTGTATTCTAAGCCGTGTGCGTGTCCATCATCAGGTGCATGCATTATCAAAGTTTGATCATAAGGTATGGAGTTGTTAGGAGTATTCAAAGTGTATTTCTTTGGAGAACGCTAGGGTGTTTATACATGTGTTTGGTAGGAGTAAGAGGTGGTCTGTCTATATATTCAGGGTGAgggtagaaatatatatatacacacacacatatacagtttATATGTTGGGGTAGTGGTGGGGAGCTTGTATTCTGAAGAGGTAGCATAATGTATAGTGTTTGGGAGGGGATCCGTATGATCAGGGGTTAGGaatatttgcatgtgtgtgtccataggtgtgtgagaattgtgtatgtatattagtAAGAGTGCAGAGGTTGCcggtgtttttctgttttgagtgTGTCTGAGCATTTGGGGTGTATACTCATGAGtagtttgtgggtgtgtgtatttGTGATTTGTGAGTGTATCAGGAGGATTAGAGTCCTCTATGTgtctatttcaaaatgtaatgcCTGAAGAATTTAGTGGTGTTGCTTGTATGTGTGTTCTCAGTATTAGTGAGGTGGACTtatatgtacagttgacccttgaacaacacgggtttgaaccacACGGGTCCACTTATAGTGGATTTCTTTTTCGGTAAATACTACAGGACTAGTACAGGATCCATGGATGCAGAGCCACTGCATGGAGGGTTGGCGTCCTAAcccccaagttgttcaagggtcagctgtatttgaTAAGTATAGgttatttgtgtctgtgtgtgtttttgagaTCCTGGGGCTTTTTGGGTATGTATTCTGCGAGATGTGAGAGTTTAGTTTGTGTGTTTGGAAACAAGTAGACTGTGTaggttatgtgtgtgtgcaggaaTCCTGGAGTATATGTATTTTAGGGCTGTGGGATTGCATATGGGTCTTTTTTGGGGTTGCACATGAGACAGTTGTGTACTTGGTGAGCCTGTGTGTTTAGGTACTCAGTGTGTACATCTGGATGGCATATTGGTTGCACATGTTTGTTTTCAGGCCcatgttgtgtgtgtatatatagttgtAAGAGTGGAATGTGAATATTCAGGGTGAGTAaggtttcatctgtaaaaatttaGGTAGTAAGAGGTGGTCTGTTTGTGTATTTATTCAGGGTGAGGGTAGAAATGCACGTGTGTgttcaggatatatatatatatatatatatatatatatatatatatatatgtatatgtacaaacaCATATGTATATCTGGTATCTTTTTGGTTATATATCTGTGGTGGGAGTTGAGGGTTCTACTTGGGGTGTAAGTGGATTCTGTGCACATATTCACAGGAAAAGGTATGGGATGTGCTGGAACTGGTTCATAGTATCTTGGGAGAGTCAATGGTGCAtatctcttcccagctctgtgttTAGTGATGTCAGgtgggtagcttgaaattggtcatgctgGGAATATTTATACCATGTAGATACCATAAGTGAAGTCTTTCCCGCCTTTCTCGGAGAGCTTTTTATCAATCACTTGCCAGCGTACCACTGATATGCATGTttggatgtatgtatgtatgaagcAAGAATATTTGGGCATCGGTGGGTATGTATGGGACACTTATGTGAATTGTGAGTGGGGCATCTGGGGCTATGGGCCTTTGTATATGTGCATTGACCCTGGTAATTGTGAATCATTGCATTGCTCCTATCAGGTTGGTCTGTTCTTTAGGGCCAGAGAATCCCCAGAAATGTTGTTGATTCCCAGTAGAAATCATGCATATGGATACAGGGGTGTCTGTACCTTAGTCAGGTGGacactccttcagcatttgtgtGGTCCTAGCATCTGGGTCCCTAGAAGGAGGGGCCTGGTGGACAGATGGCCATGCAGAGCAGAACCTTCACAGGTGTGTTGTTGGCGTGACAGGCAGCAATCAgaaagtcatggggcttcccgGCTAGGAGGTCAGATGACCAAGGGCTCTCCCAGGAAAACCCC includes these proteins:
- the LOC132476290 gene encoding NUT family member 2G-like — its product is MAVSFPPPIPGAQHRPPWEQHPPPLIAPAFPPGSGLLLPAFPRMPLVANGGCGPRAPGACNFTVRVRSQGRPVQAPQTPTFIVPQGPLNWSAPGALSGSAACPAPIFLATPAMETIVTAPAVGVTQAGRGGWTPGFPPQAPPPAAQMAPNIRPVNSGPWPHGTSREGSLDTNQPYASQEDCSNHQSVYSNFRRWQRLKPLARRHLPQSPDAEALSCFLM